Proteins encoded by one window of Chromobacterium violaceum ATCC 12472:
- the argA gene encoding amino-acid N-acetyltransferase, whose product MLTREFVHTFREAAPYINAYRGKTFVLAMGGESLLDGDFSSMAQDINLLVSLGVRIVLVHGIRPQIETLLKRHGIARLFHRDRRVTDAATMDIVKQAAGATRHDVEARLSMGMPHSPMHGAHLRVAGGNFVTAQPLGVLDGVDMQYTGQVRRVDAAAIRQRLDAGELVLLTPVGYSLTGESFNLTMEELATHAAIALKAEKLIFVVEGRGAVEQDSELISTLTAQQAEQLLQAGSLQDDVAACLPYCIRATREGIPRAHLVSRHQDGALLLEHFTRGGNGTMIARDPLVKVRHASIEDVGDIMGLIRPLEEQGILVRRSRERLEVEIGEYSVLEHDGKIYGCVAMHPFPEAETAELACLAVSQEKRDGGFGEMLLKHVEYQARTQGLRSLFVLTTQTSHWFVERGFAEADKSSLPLARQQFYNYQRRSKVFVKKL is encoded by the coding sequence GACGGCGACTTTTCCAGCATGGCCCAGGACATCAACCTGCTGGTCAGCCTGGGCGTGCGCATCGTGCTGGTGCACGGCATCCGCCCGCAGATCGAAACCCTGCTCAAGCGCCACGGCATCGCCCGCCTGTTCCACCGCGATCGCCGCGTCACCGACGCCGCTACCATGGACATCGTCAAGCAGGCGGCCGGCGCCACCCGCCATGACGTCGAGGCCCGGCTGTCGATGGGCATGCCGCACTCGCCGATGCACGGCGCCCACCTGCGCGTGGCCGGCGGCAACTTCGTCACCGCCCAGCCGCTCGGCGTGCTGGACGGCGTGGACATGCAGTACACCGGCCAGGTGCGGCGCGTGGACGCCGCGGCGATCCGCCAGCGCCTGGACGCCGGGGAACTGGTGCTGCTGACCCCGGTCGGCTATTCGCTGACCGGCGAGAGCTTCAACCTGACCATGGAAGAGCTGGCCACCCACGCCGCCATCGCGCTGAAGGCGGAGAAGCTGATCTTCGTCGTAGAAGGCCGCGGCGCGGTGGAGCAGGACAGCGAGCTGATCAGCACGCTGACCGCCCAGCAAGCCGAGCAGCTGCTGCAGGCGGGCAGCCTGCAGGACGACGTCGCCGCCTGCCTGCCCTATTGCATACGCGCCACCCGCGAAGGCATTCCCCGCGCCCACCTGGTCAGCCGCCATCAGGACGGCGCGCTGCTGCTGGAGCACTTCACCCGCGGCGGCAACGGCACCATGATCGCCCGCGACCCGCTGGTCAAGGTCCGCCACGCCAGCATAGAGGACGTAGGCGACATCATGGGGCTGATCCGCCCGCTGGAGGAACAGGGCATTCTGGTGCGCCGCAGCCGCGAGCGGCTGGAGGTGGAGATAGGCGAATACTCGGTGCTGGAGCACGACGGCAAGATCTACGGCTGCGTGGCGATGCACCCGTTCCCGGAAGCGGAGACGGCCGAACTGGCCTGCCTCGCCGTGTCGCAGGAAAAACGCGACGGCGGCTTCGGCGAGATGCTGCTCAAGCACGTGGAATACCAGGCGCGCACCCAGGGCCTGCGATCGCTGTTCGTGCTGACCACCCAGACCTCGCACTGGTTCGTCGAGCGTGGTTTCGCCGAGGCCGACAAGAGCTCGCTGCCGCTGGCGCGCCAGCAGTTTTACAATTACCAGCGCCGCTCGAAGGTGTTCGTAAAGAAGCTGTAA
- a CDS encoding oxidative damage protection protein codes for MSRTVNCIKLGREAEGLDFPPLPGELGKRVYESVSKEAWQGWLRYQTMLINENRLSLADARARQYLASQLDAYFFGQGADAPAGYTPPQN; via the coding sequence ATGAGCAGAACCGTTAACTGCATCAAGCTGGGCCGCGAAGCCGAAGGCCTCGACTTCCCCCCGCTGCCGGGCGAACTGGGCAAGCGCGTCTACGAAAGCGTGTCCAAGGAAGCCTGGCAAGGCTGGCTGCGCTACCAGACCATGCTGATCAACGAAAACCGTCTCAGCCTGGCCGACGCCCGCGCTCGCCAGTATCTGGCCAGCCAGCTGGATGCCTACTTCTTCGGCCAGGGCGCCGACGCGCCGGCGGGCTATACGCCGCCGCAGAACTAA
- the ppk1 gene encoding polyphosphate kinase 1, translating into MSQPQDLLLNRELGLIEFNRRVLAQAEDPDLPLLERLKFLCIVSSNLDEFFEVRVAWLQDAAHATPDRILADGSTPEQALAKVSRASHQLVREQYAVMSEVLFPALREQGIVFLRRSEWTEQQQEWVKNYFFRELMPILTPIGLDPSHPFPKVLNKSLNFAVELEGRDAFGRASGTAIVQAPRILPRVIKLPADVCDGRPHCFVFLSSILHSHVHELFPGMAVKGCYQFRVTRDSELSVDDDDFKNLRTALQGELRQRQFGDAVRLEIADTCPQHMESFLLTQFNLQPRDVYRVNGPVNLVRLMQVPDLVDRADLKFAPFTPTLPANLQKKSKSSLFDVIRKGDVLLHHPYQSFQPVIDFLTQAATDPHVVAIKMTVYRTGTDSVLMESLIAAARAGKQVTVVVELMARFDEEANIGWASRLEDAGAHVVYGVIGYKVHAKMLMVVRREAHGLHRYVHLGTGNYHPRTARLYTDFGLLTCNEEIASDVNDIFIQLTGLGRAGSLKRLFQSPFTLHSMIMEAIQRETEHAQAGKPAQIIAKMNSLLEPQVIHALYRASQAGVKIQLIVRGVCALRPGVPGLSDNITVRSIVGRFLEHPRVFYFYNDHKEDLLMSSADWMGRNFFRRIETCAPILDNKLKRRIIKEALRLYLEDNVNSWEMLPDGGYKRRTSRGKPHCAQRELLASYTGNPEAE; encoded by the coding sequence ATGTCACAACCGCAAGACCTGCTGCTGAACCGTGAACTGGGACTGATAGAATTCAACCGCCGCGTGCTGGCCCAGGCGGAAGACCCGGACCTGCCGCTGCTGGAGCGCCTGAAGTTCCTGTGCATCGTCTCCTCCAACCTGGACGAATTCTTCGAAGTCCGCGTCGCCTGGCTGCAAGACGCCGCCCACGCCACGCCCGACCGCATCCTGGCGGATGGCTCCACGCCGGAGCAGGCGCTGGCCAAGGTGTCCCGCGCCAGCCACCAGCTGGTGCGCGAGCAATACGCGGTGATGAGCGAGGTGCTGTTCCCGGCGCTGCGCGAACAGGGCATCGTGTTCTTGCGCCGCAGCGAGTGGACCGAGCAGCAGCAGGAATGGGTGAAAAACTACTTCTTCCGCGAGCTGATGCCCATCCTGACGCCGATCGGGCTCGATCCGTCCCACCCCTTCCCCAAGGTATTGAACAAATCGCTCAACTTCGCGGTGGAGCTGGAAGGCCGCGACGCCTTCGGCCGCGCGTCCGGCACCGCCATCGTGCAGGCGCCGCGCATCCTGCCGCGCGTGATCAAGCTGCCGGCCGACGTCTGCGACGGCCGCCCGCACTGCTTCGTGTTCCTGTCGTCGATACTGCACTCGCACGTGCACGAGCTGTTCCCCGGCATGGCGGTCAAGGGCTGCTACCAGTTCCGCGTGACCCGCGACAGCGAACTGTCGGTCGACGACGACGACTTCAAGAACCTGCGCACCGCGCTGCAGGGCGAACTGCGCCAGCGCCAGTTCGGCGACGCGGTGCGGCTGGAGATCGCCGATACCTGCCCGCAACACATGGAATCCTTCCTGCTGACCCAGTTCAACCTGCAGCCGCGCGACGTCTACCGCGTCAACGGCCCGGTGAACCTGGTGCGGCTAATGCAGGTGCCCGACCTGGTGGACCGCGCCGATCTCAAGTTCGCGCCGTTCACGCCGACGCTGCCGGCCAATCTGCAGAAGAAGTCCAAGTCCTCGCTGTTCGACGTCATCCGCAAGGGCGACGTGCTGCTGCACCACCCGTACCAGAGCTTCCAGCCGGTGATCGACTTCCTCACCCAGGCGGCGACCGATCCGCACGTGGTGGCCATCAAGATGACGGTGTACCGCACCGGCACCGACTCGGTGCTGATGGAGTCGCTGATCGCCGCCGCCCGCGCCGGCAAGCAGGTGACGGTGGTGGTGGAGCTGATGGCCCGCTTCGACGAAGAGGCCAACATCGGCTGGGCCAGCCGGCTGGAAGACGCCGGCGCCCACGTGGTCTACGGCGTGATCGGCTACAAAGTGCACGCCAAGATGCTGATGGTGGTGCGCCGCGAGGCCCACGGCCTGCACCGCTACGTGCATCTGGGCACCGGCAACTACCACCCGCGCACCGCGCGCTTGTACACCGACTTCGGCCTGTTGACCTGCAACGAGGAAATCGCCAGCGACGTCAACGACATTTTCATCCAGCTCACCGGCCTGGGACGCGCCGGCAGCCTGAAGCGGCTGTTCCAGAGCCCGTTCACGCTGCACAGCATGATCATGGAGGCGATACAGCGCGAGACCGAGCACGCGCAGGCCGGCAAGCCGGCGCAGATCATCGCCAAGATGAACTCGCTGCTGGAGCCGCAGGTGATCCACGCGCTGTACCGCGCCAGCCAGGCCGGGGTGAAGATCCAGCTGATCGTGCGCGGCGTGTGCGCGCTGCGGCCGGGCGTGCCGGGGCTGTCGGACAATATCACCGTCCGCTCCATCGTCGGCCGCTTCCTCGAACACCCGCGCGTGTTCTACTTCTACAACGATCACAAGGAAGACCTGCTGATGTCCAGCGCCGACTGGATGGGTCGCAACTTCTTCCGCCGCATCGAGACCTGCGCGCCTATCCTGGACAACAAGTTGAAGCGCCGCATCATCAAGGAGGCGCTGCGCCTGTATCTGGAAGACAACGTCAACAGCTGGGAAATGCTGCCGGACGGCGGCTACAAGCGCCGGACCAGCCGCGGCAAGCCGCACTGCGCGCAGCGCGAGCTGCTGGCCTCCTATACCGGCAATCCGGAAGCGGAATAA
- a CDS encoding DUF456 domain-containing protein: MEILGYLIAALMVLAGLAGTILPAIPGLPLMFGGLLLASWMDGFNHLGAVSLTILAVLAALGLLIDFVAGLLGAKATGASRQALWGAFIGSLVGMFFGIAGVILGPLIGAIVGEFIARKDAFQAGKVGVGTFIGFIVGAVAKVACAFAMLATAALALAL, translated from the coding sequence ATGGAAATCCTCGGCTATCTCATCGCCGCGCTGATGGTGCTGGCCGGCCTCGCCGGCACCATCCTGCCGGCCATCCCCGGCTTGCCGCTGATGTTCGGCGGCCTGCTGCTGGCCTCCTGGATGGACGGCTTCAACCATCTGGGCGCGGTCAGCCTGACCATACTCGCGGTGCTGGCCGCGCTGGGCCTGCTGATAGACTTCGTCGCCGGCCTGCTGGGCGCCAAGGCGACCGGCGCCAGCCGCCAGGCGTTGTGGGGCGCCTTCATCGGCAGCTTGGTCGGCATGTTCTTCGGCATCGCCGGCGTGATCCTGGGTCCGCTTATCGGCGCCATCGTCGGAGAATTCATCGCCCGCAAGGACGCGTTCCAGGCCGGCAAGGTCGGCGTCGGCACCTTCATCGGCTTCATCGTCGGCGCGGTGGCCAAGGTGGCCTGCGCCTTCGCGATGCTGGCCACCGCCGCGCTGGCGCTGGCGCTGTAG
- a CDS encoding BLUF domain-containing protein: MALQHLIYVSTARRELDNADLEALLESCVRHNLRNDISGVLLYGPGNFIQVLEGEADAVAETYQRILDDPLHHNLIEILLENIERRSFADWRMGFTRLDDETIRKQPGFVDIYGPDFQPKLLAERPSLAMSMLLTFREHCR; this comes from the coding sequence ATGGCCCTGCAGCATCTGATCTATGTCAGCACCGCCCGCCGGGAATTGGACAACGCGGATCTGGAAGCCCTGCTTGAATCCTGCGTGCGCCACAACCTGCGGAACGACATCAGCGGCGTCCTGCTGTATGGCCCCGGCAACTTCATCCAGGTGCTGGAAGGCGAAGCCGATGCCGTCGCCGAAACCTATCAGCGCATTCTGGACGATCCGCTCCACCACAATCTGATAGAAATCCTGCTCGAAAACATCGAGCGGCGCAGCTTCGCCGACTGGCGAATGGGCTTCACCCGCCTCGACGACGAGACCATCCGCAAGCAGCCGGGCTTCGTGGACATCTATGGTCCCGACTTCCAACCCAAACTGCTGGCGGAACGCCCCTCGCTGGCGATGAGCATGCTGCTGACTTTCCGCGAGCACTGCCGCTGA
- the ettA gene encoding energy-dependent translational throttle protein EttA — MAQYVMSMLRVSKIVPPKRQIIKDISLSFFPGAKIGLLGLNGAGKSTVLKIMAGVEKEYDGEVQWQPNLNIGYLPQEPQLDPEKTVREEVESGMGEVMGAQKRLEEVYAAYADPDADFDALAEEQAKLEAIIAAGANDNVEHQLEIAADALRLPPWDAKIGPLSGGEKRRVALCKLLLSKPDMLLLDEPTNHLDAESVEWLEQFLVRFPGTVVAVTHDRYFLDNAAEWILELDRGEGIPWKGNYSGWLEQKEARLAQEAKGEAARQKAMKQELEWVRQNPKGRQAKSKARIARFEELSSFETQKRNETQEIFIPVAERLGNEVIEFEGVSKGFGDRLLIDNLSFKAPPGAIVGIIGPNGAGKSTLFKMIAGKEQPDSGTVKIGQTVQMAFVEQSREGLDGDKTVFEDVAAGADILTVGKFEMSSRAYLGRFNFKGADQQKKVGMLSGGERGRLHLAKTLLKGGNVLLLDEPSNDLDVETLRALEDALLEYAGTVFVISHDRWFLDRIATHILAAEGESQWTFFDGNYQEYEADKKKRLGEEGAKPKRIRYKPISR; from the coding sequence ATGGCCCAATACGTGATGTCGATGCTCCGCGTGAGCAAGATCGTCCCGCCCAAGCGGCAAATCATCAAGGATATCTCCCTCAGCTTCTTCCCCGGCGCCAAGATCGGCCTGCTGGGCCTGAACGGCGCGGGCAAATCCACCGTGCTGAAGATCATGGCCGGCGTCGAGAAGGAATACGACGGCGAAGTGCAGTGGCAGCCCAACCTGAACATCGGCTACCTGCCGCAGGAGCCGCAGCTGGATCCGGAAAAAACCGTGCGCGAGGAAGTGGAAAGCGGCATGGGCGAAGTGATGGGCGCGCAGAAGCGCCTGGAAGAGGTCTACGCCGCCTACGCCGATCCGGACGCCGACTTCGACGCCCTGGCCGAGGAACAGGCCAAGCTGGAAGCCATCATCGCCGCCGGCGCCAACGACAACGTCGAGCACCAGCTGGAAATCGCCGCCGACGCGCTGCGCCTGCCGCCGTGGGACGCCAAGATCGGCCCGCTGTCCGGCGGCGAGAAGCGCCGCGTGGCGCTGTGCAAGCTGCTGCTGTCCAAGCCTGACATGCTGCTGCTGGACGAGCCGACCAACCACCTGGACGCCGAATCGGTCGAATGGCTGGAGCAGTTCCTGGTGCGCTTCCCCGGCACCGTGGTGGCCGTCACCCACGACCGCTACTTCCTCGACAACGCCGCCGAATGGATCCTGGAGCTGGACCGCGGCGAAGGCATTCCCTGGAAGGGCAATTACTCCGGCTGGCTGGAACAGAAGGAAGCGCGCCTGGCTCAGGAAGCCAAGGGCGAGGCCGCGCGCCAGAAGGCGATGAAGCAGGAGCTGGAATGGGTGCGCCAGAACCCCAAGGGCCGCCAGGCCAAGTCCAAGGCGCGCATCGCCCGCTTCGAGGAGCTGTCCAGCTTTGAGACCCAGAAGCGCAACGAGACCCAGGAAATCTTCATCCCGGTGGCCGAGCGCCTGGGCAATGAAGTGATCGAGTTCGAAGGCGTGTCCAAAGGCTTCGGCGACCGCCTGCTGATCGACAACCTCAGCTTCAAGGCTCCGCCGGGCGCCATCGTCGGCATCATCGGCCCCAACGGCGCCGGTAAATCGACGCTGTTCAAGATGATCGCCGGCAAGGAGCAGCCGGACAGCGGCACGGTCAAGATCGGCCAGACCGTGCAGATGGCTTTCGTCGAGCAAAGCCGCGAAGGCCTGGACGGCGACAAGACCGTGTTCGAGGACGTGGCCGCCGGCGCCGACATCCTGACCGTCGGCAAGTTCGAGATGTCCAGCCGCGCTTACCTCGGCCGCTTCAACTTCAAGGGCGCCGACCAGCAGAAGAAGGTGGGCATGCTGTCGGGCGGCGAACGCGGCCGCCTGCACCTGGCCAAGACCCTGCTCAAGGGCGGCAACGTGCTGCTGCTGGACGAACCGTCCAACGACCTCGACGTGGAAACCCTGCGCGCGCTGGAAGACGCCTTGCTGGAATACGCCGGCACCGTGTTCGTGATCTCCCACGACCGCTGGTTCCTGGACCGGATCGCCACCCACATCCTGGCGGCCGAAGGCGAATCGCAATGGACCTTCTTCGACGGCAACTATCAGGAATACGAGGCCGACAAGAAGAAGCGCCTGGGCGAGGAAGGCGCCAAGCCCAAGCGCATCCGCTACAAGCCGATCAGCCGCTGA
- a CDS encoding transporter substrate-binding domain-containing protein, translating into MPTTEDAYRELSSGVADVWAVHSPVARYLVKKQGSGAVPVREVMKLQSTGIYLACSRRMPDDLAQKLGAAFKQLRDDGTGARVAAHYLE; encoded by the coding sequence TTGCCGACCACCGAGGACGCCTATCGGGAACTGAGCAGCGGCGTCGCCGATGTCTGGGCGGTGCATAGCCCGGTGGCGCGCTACCTGGTGAAGAAACAGGGCAGCGGCGCGGTGCCGGTGCGCGAGGTGATGAAGCTGCAGAGCACCGGCATCTATCTGGCTTGCAGCCGGCGGATGCCGGACGATCTGGCGCAAAAGCTGGGCGCCGCGTTCAAGCAGCTGCGCGACGACGGCACCGGCGCGCGCGTGGCGGCGCATTATCTGGAGTGA
- a CDS encoding substrate-binding periplasmic protein → MRKWLWLGLCCIGSFCRAEPVINLYTINYPPFVIREGHDHALHGIAIDLLGQALARSGVHAQYVDLPWKRAQLQVQAEENGCLLPLTRSPKREDTYRWVGLMDESSQSLFVAAGSKLQLRGVADLKGLRVVALLGSSMADWLRLH, encoded by the coding sequence ATGAGGAAATGGCTTTGGCTTGGCTTGTGTTGCATTGGTTCCTTCTGCCGGGCGGAACCCGTCATCAATCTGTATACCATCAACTACCCGCCTTTCGTGATCCGCGAGGGGCACGATCATGCGCTGCACGGCATCGCCATCGATTTGCTGGGGCAGGCGCTTGCCCGCAGCGGCGTTCACGCGCAATACGTCGACCTGCCGTGGAAGCGGGCGCAGCTGCAGGTGCAGGCCGAGGAAAACGGTTGCCTGTTGCCGTTGACCCGTTCGCCCAAGCGCGAGGACACCTATCGCTGGGTGGGGTTGATGGACGAGAGCAGCCAGTCCCTGTTCGTGGCCGCCGGCAGCAAGCTGCAGCTTCGGGGCGTGGCGGATCTGAAGGGCTTGCGCGTGGTGGCGCTGCTGGGCTCGTCGATGGCGGACTGGCTGCGCCTCCACTAG
- a CDS encoding M23 family metallopeptidase, whose protein sequence is MSLRTLILCSSLLLAACATPSASNAPAPAGYYRVQPGDTLYRIARQNKQSVANLARWNQLADRSSIQAGQLLRIQPPASAARPPSAGKPSASKPAETRPAPPPAKLDIKLQWPADGALISGFDGNRNKGLDLAGKAGDPVRAAAAGKVVYAGKGIRAYGNLLIVKHNENTLTVYAHNQKLLVQEGQQVSAGQQIATMGDSGANRVKLHFELRLGTRVVDPAAYLPPR, encoded by the coding sequence ATGTCCCTGCGTACTCTTATTCTTTGTAGCAGCTTATTGCTAGCTGCCTGCGCCACGCCATCCGCGTCGAACGCGCCGGCTCCCGCCGGCTATTACCGCGTCCAGCCGGGCGACACGCTGTACCGCATCGCGCGCCAGAACAAGCAAAGCGTCGCCAACCTGGCGCGCTGGAACCAGCTGGCGGACCGCTCAAGCATCCAGGCCGGGCAGCTGCTGCGGATCCAGCCGCCGGCCAGCGCAGCCAGGCCGCCCTCGGCCGGCAAGCCTTCCGCGTCCAAGCCGGCGGAGACCCGGCCGGCGCCGCCGCCGGCCAAGCTGGACATCAAGCTGCAATGGCCGGCCGACGGCGCGCTGATATCCGGTTTCGACGGCAACCGCAACAAGGGGCTGGACCTGGCCGGCAAGGCCGGCGACCCTGTGCGCGCCGCCGCGGCGGGCAAGGTGGTGTACGCCGGCAAGGGCATACGCGCCTACGGCAATCTGCTGATCGTCAAGCACAATGAAAACACCTTGACCGTCTACGCCCACAACCAGAAGCTGCTGGTGCAGGAAGGCCAGCAGGTGAGCGCCGGCCAGCAGATCGCGACCATGGGCGACTCCGGCGCCAACCGGGTCAAGCTGCATTTCGAGCTGCGGCTGGGCACCCGGGTGGTGGACCCGGCCGCCTACCTGCCGCCGCGCTGA
- a CDS encoding DUF1615 domain-containing protein, with translation MKKLPLMLLCSLLAACAGTRPAPASAPLTSPETVPPAADAMQPLPPPVEPPPAAPATPPQNSAAKTPPVSRAFIAAAVPSGARDRQGWIADIDGAFRHLQIPATADNACALAAVIEQESSWQADPVVPGLPKIVWGKIEERAHRYLVPLTVVKGALLKTSPNGQSYKTRIDNLRTEREMNLLYEDMSREAQKLGLPMEMKNPIRTGGPMQVSVEFAEGHARVWPYPYPVQGSIRHEVFSRRGGVYFGAAILLQYPAPYRDMLYRFADFNAGRYSSRNAAFQAALSRLSGRKLALDGDLLNYQGKAASGSQQAALSLAGRLGMSAAAIQRDLQLEKNAAFGQTPLYRQVFALADKQAGQAQPRERMPQIDLKSPKISRKLTTEWFAKRVDGRYRQCLARAAGAR, from the coding sequence ATGAAAAAGCTTCCATTGATGCTGTTGTGCTCGCTGCTGGCCGCCTGCGCCGGCACGCGCCCCGCTCCGGCCTCCGCACCGCTGACGTCTCCCGAAACCGTGCCGCCCGCGGCCGATGCCATGCAGCCTCTCCCGCCGCCCGTCGAACCGCCCCCCGCCGCGCCGGCCACGCCGCCGCAGAACAGCGCGGCCAAAACGCCGCCGGTTTCGCGCGCCTTCATCGCCGCCGCGGTCCCCAGCGGCGCGCGCGACCGCCAGGGCTGGATCGCCGACATCGACGGCGCCTTCCGCCACCTGCAGATTCCCGCCACCGCCGACAATGCCTGCGCGCTGGCGGCGGTGATCGAGCAGGAGTCCAGCTGGCAGGCCGATCCGGTGGTGCCTGGCCTGCCCAAGATCGTCTGGGGCAAGATAGAGGAGCGCGCGCACCGCTACCTGGTGCCGCTGACCGTGGTGAAGGGCGCGCTGTTGAAAACCTCGCCCAACGGCCAGAGCTACAAGACGCGGATAGACAACCTGCGCACCGAGCGCGAAATGAACCTGCTGTACGAAGACATGTCGCGGGAGGCGCAAAAACTGGGCCTGCCGATGGAGATGAAGAACCCGATACGCACCGGCGGGCCGATGCAGGTCAGCGTGGAATTCGCCGAAGGGCACGCCAGGGTCTGGCCCTATCCCTATCCGGTGCAGGGCAGCATACGCCACGAAGTGTTCAGCCGCCGCGGCGGCGTCTATTTCGGCGCCGCCATCCTGCTGCAGTATCCGGCCCCGTACCGGGACATGCTGTACCGCTTCGCCGATTTCAACGCCGGCCGCTACAGCAGCCGCAACGCCGCCTTCCAGGCCGCGCTGTCGCGGCTTTCCGGCCGCAAGCTGGCGCTGGACGGCGACCTGTTGAACTACCAGGGCAAGGCCGCCTCCGGCAGCCAACAGGCCGCGCTGTCGCTGGCCGGCCGGCTGGGCATGAGCGCCGCCGCCATCCAGCGCGATCTGCAGCTGGAAAAGAACGCCGCCTTCGGGCAAACCCCGCTCTACCGGCAGGTGTTCGCGCTGGCGGACAAGCAGGCTGGCCAGGCGCAGCCGCGCGAGCGGATGCCGCAGATCGACCTGAAAAGCCCCAAGATCAGCCGCAAGCTGACCACCGAGTGGTTCGCCAAGCGGGTGGACGGCCGTTACCGCCAGTGCCTGGCCCGCGCAGCCGGCGCGCGCTGA
- a CDS encoding DUF475 domain-containing protein: MPSTFSYFRGSLIFSVAVLAAVAWYGHMRGGAELAGAFLLTTAVLAVLETSVSFDNAVVNATVLKAMSHRWRQVFMTVGIAVAVFGMRVLFPLLIVSTAGGVSLAEAFAVATRQPERYQQIMHDSHLMIMGFGATFLLMVVIEYFVQHEKDEHWLPGIEPLLAKLGSVENAQSLVTILVVAAIAALLPAGQKMAFISSCFWGYVVFMVLHMFKQLFGGVDIQTAAAKNGLIGFVYLEVLDASFSMDGVIAAFAITNDFWLIAAGLGIGAMFVRSLTLYLVERDVMSQFKYLEVSAFWAIAALVAIMFAAALHVELGEVATGLISVAIIGLGVLTSLPSRNKR; encoded by the coding sequence ATGCCTTCCACTTTTTCCTATTTCCGCGGCTCGCTGATCTTCAGCGTCGCCGTGCTGGCCGCCGTCGCCTGGTACGGCCACATGCGCGGCGGCGCCGAGCTGGCCGGCGCCTTCCTGCTGACCACCGCGGTGCTGGCGGTGCTGGAAACCAGCGTCTCCTTCGACAACGCGGTGGTGAACGCCACCGTGCTCAAGGCGATGAGCCACCGCTGGCGGCAAGTCTTCATGACCGTGGGCATCGCGGTGGCGGTGTTCGGCATGCGCGTGCTGTTCCCGCTGCTGATCGTGTCCACCGCCGGCGGCGTATCGCTGGCCGAAGCCTTCGCGGTGGCGACCCGGCAGCCGGAACGCTATCAGCAGATCATGCACGACAGCCATCTGATGATCATGGGCTTCGGCGCCACCTTCCTGCTGATGGTGGTGATCGAATATTTCGTCCAGCACGAGAAGGACGAGCACTGGCTGCCCGGCATCGAGCCGTTGCTGGCCAAGCTGGGCAGCGTGGAGAACGCCCAGTCGCTGGTCACCATCCTGGTGGTGGCCGCCATCGCCGCGCTGCTGCCGGCCGGACAGAAAATGGCTTTCATCAGCAGCTGCTTCTGGGGCTACGTGGTGTTCATGGTGCTGCACATGTTCAAGCAGCTGTTCGGCGGCGTGGACATCCAGACCGCCGCCGCCAAAAACGGCCTGATCGGCTTCGTCTACCTGGAGGTGCTGGACGCCAGCTTCTCCATGGATGGCGTGATCGCCGCCTTCGCCATCACCAATGATTTCTGGCTGATCGCCGCCGGCCTGGGGATAGGCGCGATGTTCGTGCGCTCGCTGACCCTTTACCTGGTGGAGCGCGACGTGATGAGCCAGTTCAAGTATCTGGAAGTATCGGCGTTCTGGGCGATCGCCGCGCTGGTGGCCATCATGTTCGCCGCGGCGCTGCACGTGGAGCTGGGCGAAGTGGCGACCGGCCTGATCAGCGTCGCCATCATCGGACTGGGCGTGCTCACCAGCCTGCCTTCGCGCAACAAGCGCTGA
- the frdD gene encoding fumarate reductase subunit FrdD: MKNRQLKRSHAPIFWGLFGAGGMLAALFGPMLVAITGFAAPLGWLPAKAASYQGALALAQSLTGKLVLWGLISLLLWHAAHRIYHSLHDVGVHGGPLAKALTYGVAAAGTLAAMWLLAGI; encoded by the coding sequence ATGAAAAACCGCCAATTGAAGCGTTCCCACGCGCCCATCTTCTGGGGATTGTTCGGCGCAGGCGGCATGCTGGCCGCGCTGTTCGGGCCGATGCTGGTGGCCATCACCGGCTTCGCCGCGCCGCTGGGCTGGCTGCCGGCCAAGGCCGCCAGCTACCAGGGCGCGCTGGCGCTGGCGCAGAGCCTGACCGGCAAGCTGGTGTTGTGGGGACTGATCAGCCTGCTGCTGTGGCATGCGGCGCACCGCATCTATCACAGTCTGCACGATGTCGGCGTGCATGGCGGCCCGCTGGCCAAGGCGCTGACCTATGGCGTGGCGGCGGCGGGCACGCTGGCGGCGATGTGGCTGTTGGCCGGCATCTGA